Proteins found in one Cricetulus griseus strain 17A/GY chromosome X, alternate assembly CriGri-PICRH-1.0, whole genome shotgun sequence genomic segment:
- the LOC100761271 gene encoding amelogenin, X isoform translates to MGTWILFACLLGAAFAMPLPPHPGSPGYINLSYEVLTPLKWYQSMIRQPYPSYGYEPMGGWLHHQIIPVLSQQHPPSHTLQPHHHLPVVPAQQPVAPQQPMMPVPGHHSMTPTQHHQPNIPPSAQQPFQQPFQPQPIPPQSHQPMQPQSPLHPMQPLAPQPPLPPLFSMQPLSPILPELPLEAWPATDKTKREEVVSIP, encoded by the exons CTACCACCTCATCCTGGAAGCCCTGGCTATATCAACTTAAGCTATGAG GTGCTTACCCCTTTGAAGTGGTACCAGAGCATGATAAGGCAGCCG TATCCTTCCTATGGTTACGAACCCATGGGTGGATGGCTGCACCACCAAATCATCCCTGTGCTGTCTCAACAGCATCCCCCGAGTCACACCCTTCAGCCTCATCACCACCTCCCAGTGGTGCCAGCTCAACAGCCAGTGGCCCCCCAGCAACCAATGATGCCAGTTCCTGGCCACCACTCCATGACTCCAACCCAACACCATCAGCCAAACATCCCTCCATCTGCCCAGCAGCCCTTCCAGCAGCCCTTCCAGCCCCAGCCCATTCCACCCCAGTCTCATCAGCCCATGCAGCCCCAGTCACCTCTGCACCCCATGCAGCCCCTGGCACCACAGCCACCTCTGCCTCCACTGTTCTCCATGCAGCCCCTGTCCCCCATTCTTCCTGAGCTGCCTCTGGAAGCTTGGCCAGCGACAGACAAGACCAAGCGGGAAGAAGTGGTGAGTATACCTTGA